A genomic window from Punica granatum isolate Tunisia-2019 chromosome 2, ASM765513v2, whole genome shotgun sequence includes:
- the LOC116196443 gene encoding L-cysteine desulfhydrase, whose product MAGDDPRNGGSSHGHSNHRHVAKKPKLSQSISESEIRAEFSHHAEGVARINNGSFGSCPASVQSAHRDWQLRFLRQPDEFYFNILKDGILRSRTLIKALINADDVEEVSLVDNATTAAAIVLQQVSRGFAESRFKPGDTVVMLHCAFQAVKKSIQAYVTPAGGSVIEVELPFPVSSKEEIIDAFKLGLDRGKRDGRTVRLAIIDHITSMPSVLLPVKDLVRVCREEGVERVFVDAAHAIGSVNVDVKEIGADFYVSNLHKWFFCPPSVAFLYCRKVDFSNDMHHPVVSHEYGNGLPIESAWIGTRDYSSQLVVPSAVEFVERFEGGVEGIMRWNHEEVVKMGKMLVESWGTNLGSPQEMCASMIMVGLPSRLLISSTEDASKLRSYIREHHGVEVPIHYQAPKEEGEGPRDKDGGRITGYARISHQVYNTAEDYYKFRDAVTELVEKNFTCRLIL is encoded by the coding sequence ATGGCCGGAGACGACCCCCGGAACGGCGGCTCTTCACACGGCCACAGCAACCACCGCCACGTTGCCAAGAAGCCGAAGCTTTCACAGTCCATTTCGGAGTCCGAAATCCGGGCAGAATTCTCCCACCACGCGGAGGGCGTCGCCAGGATCAACAATGGCAGCTTCGGTTCCTGCCCCGCGTCAGTTCAGTCGGCCCACAGGGACTGGCAGCTCCGGTTCCTCCGCCAGCCCGACGAGTTCTACTTCAACATCCTGAAGGACGGGATCCTTCGCTCCCGGACCCTAATCAAGGCCCTGATCAACGCCGACGACGTTGAAGAGGTCTCCCTTGTGGACAACGCCACCACTGCTGCCGCCATCGTCCTCCAGCAGGTCAGCCGTGGTTTCGCCGAGTCCAGGTTCAAGCCCGGCGATACTGTCGTCATGCTCCACTGCGCGTTCCAGGCGGTGAAGAAGTCGATCCAGGCGTATGTCACACCCGCCGGTGGCTCTGTCATCGAGGTTGAGCTGCCATTTCCGGTTAGTTCCAAGGAGGAGATCATCGACGCATTTAAATTAGGGTTAGATAGAGGCAAACGGGATGGTAGAACCGTGAGGTTAGCTATAATTGATCATATCACATCAATGCCTTCTGTTCTCCTTCCGGTGAAGGATTTAGTTCGGGTTTGCAGAGAGGAAGGCGTGGAGAGGGTTTTCGTCGATGCTGCTCACGCCATAGGTAGTGTTAACGTCGATGTGAAGGAGATTGGAGCTGATTTTTATGTTAGCAATTTGCACAAATGGTTCTTTTGCCCACCGTCTGTTGCATTCTTGTACTGCAGAAAGGTTGATTTTTCCAATGATATGCACCACCCCGTGGTCTCTCATGAGTACGGCAATGGGCTCCCCATCGAGAGTGCGTGGATCGGCACGAGAGACTACAGCTCCCAGCTCGTCGTGCCTTCGGCTGTGGAGTTTGTGGAGAGGTTTGAAGGTGGGGTCGAGGGGATAATGAGGTGGAACCATGAGGAAGTCGTGAAAATGGGGAAGATGCTAGTGGAATCTTGGGGGACGAATCTCGGGTCTCCCCAAGAAATGTGCGCAAGCATGATCATGGTAGGCTTGCCTTCTAGGCTGTTAATTTCGAGCACGGAGGATGCTTCGAAGCTGAGGTCCTACATTAGGGAGCATCATGGGGTCGAAGTTCCAATCCATTATCAGGCTCCAAAGGAAGAAGGGGAGGGACCTAGGGACAAGGATGGTGGCAGAATAACAGGGTATGCCCGTATATCTCATCAAGTTTATAACACCGCAGAGGATTACTACAAGTTCAGGGACGCAGTCACAGAGCTCGTAGAGAAAAACTTTACCTGCAGATTGATCTTGTGA
- the LOC116193727 gene encoding protein transport protein SEC23-1 — protein MANPPPPSSGLSISVDRRNPETSSPHSARSPIPPPQVTPKVPRFPPPILQQDHSGSPSTRPPNLLSPAANGATSGSPAPHLSTPPGPPVFTSPLRPAAVPFRSSPATPQPIAFSSGSSLPASTPPQFSNGSAQLQHQVSDPVEDLSSGGSAPYVLFSAQKILKQKKQANVPSLGFGALVSPGREISSGPQVIERNPHRCQNCGAYANFYCKILLGSGQWQCVICRKLNGSVGEYMAPSKEDLRNFPELSSPIVDYVQTGNKISDYIPVSDSRASAPIVLVIDECLDEPHLQHLQSSLHAFVDSLGATTRIGIILYGRTVSVYDFSEESVASADVLPGDKSPNQESLKQLIYGTGVYLSPVHASLPVAHAIFSSIRPYQLNVPEASRDRCLGAAVEVALAIIKGPSGEMSSGIVKKSRGNSRIIVCAGGPCTYGPGSVPHSFTHPNYAHLEKTALKWMENLGHEAHRHGTVVDILCAGTCPVRAPTLQPLSKASGGVLVLHDDFGEAFGVNLQRASSRAAGSHGFLEVRCSDDILITQVVGPGEEAHVEAHDSFKHNAALSIQMLSIEETQSFSLSMETKRDILSEDVFFQIAFQFSNIYQAKISRIITAKLSTVDSLSAYLNSINDEVAAVLISKRTLLRAKNQSEAINMRTTIDERIKDIASKFGSQVPKSKLYKFPKELSLLPELLFHLRRGPLLGSIVGHEDERSVLRNLFLNASFDLSLRMIAPRCLMHREGGTFEELPAYDLAMQSDTAVVLDHGTDVFIWLGAELAADEGRSAATLAACRTLAEELTESRFPAPRILAFKEGSSQARYFVSRLIPAHKDPPYEQEARFPQLRSLTVEQRMKLKSSFVHFDDPSLCEWMRGLKVVPPEPS, from the exons ATGGCGAACCCACCTCCACCTTCTTCTGGCCTTTCCATCTCCGTTGACCGCCGGAATCCCGAGACCTCGAGCCCTCACTCCGCCAGAAGTCCAATCCCTCCTCCTCAGGTCACACCTAAAGTGCCCCGGTTTCCACCACCGATATTGCAACAGGATCACTCAGGGTCCCCTTCAACCAGGCCCCCTAACTTATTGTCTCCTGCAGCAAATGGCGCTACATCCGGCAGTCCGGCTCCCCATTTAAGCACACCTCCTGGTCCTCCTGTTTTTACTTCTCCTTTAAGGCCTGCTGCAGTGCCTTTTCGGAGCTCTCCTGCAACCCCGCAGCCCATCGCTTTCTCTTCGGGCTCGTCTTTGCCAGCTTCTACACCTCCACAATTTTCAAATGGGTCTGCTCAATTGCAACATCAAGTTTCTGATCCCGTGGAGGACTTGAGTTCTGGTGGGAGTGCACCTTATGTACTATTTTCAGCCCAGAAG ATATTGAAACAAAAGAAACAAGCAAATGTTCCCAGCTTGGGGTTTGGGGCATTGGTTTCTCCAGGAAGGGAGATCTCATCAGGCCCACAAGTAATTGAGCGGAACCCTCACCGCTGTCAAAACTGTGGGGCCTATGCAAACTTCTATTGCAAGATTCTCCTTGGTTCAGGACAGTGGCAATGTGTTATTTGCCGTAAACTGAATGGGAGTGTAGGCGAATACATGGCTCCAAGCAAGGAAGACCTCAGAAACTTCCCTGAGCTCTCATCTCCAATCGTGGATTATGTTCAGACAGGGAACAAGATATCTGACTATATACCTGTTTCTGACTCAAGAGCCTCCGCTCCCATCGTTCTTGTTATAGATGAGTGCCTAGATGAGCCCCACCTTCAGCATCTGCAAAGCTCATTGCACGCCTTTGTTGATTCCCTCGGGGCCACAACGAGAATCGGAATCATTCTATATGGCCGAACAGTATCAGTCTATGACTTTAGTGAAGAGTCAGTTGCCTCAGCTGATGTTCTTCCTGGGGACAAATCTCCGAACCAGGAATCGCTGAAGCAGTTGATTTACGGGACTGGTGTGTACTTATCCCCTGTTCATGCTTCCTTACCTGTAGCACATGCAATATTTTCTTCGATAAGGCCATACCAGCTCAATGTTCCTGAGGCATCCAGGGACCGGTGTCTGGGGGCTGCAGTTGAGGTTGCTCTGGCTATAATAAAGGGTCCGTCAGGAGAGATGTCGAGCGGGATAGTGAAGAAGTCGAGAGGGAACAGCAGGATCATCGTGTGTGCTGGTGGGCCCTGCACTTATGGGCCCGGGTCGGTTCCCCACTCTTTCACTCACCCGAACTATGCCCATTTGGAAAAGACAGCTTTAAAATGGATGGAGAATCTGGGCCATGAAGCCCATCGGCATGGAACAGTGGTGGACATATTATGTGCTGGGACTTGTCCTGTTAGAGCTCCAACTTTGCAGCCTCTATCAAAGGCTTCTGGGGGCGTCCTGGTCCTTCATGATGACTTTGGGGAGGCCTTTGGTGTGAACCTGCAGAGGGCATCGAGTAGAGCAGCTGGGTCCCATGGTTTTCTGGAGGTTCGCTGCTCGGATGATATCCTCATAACCCAGGTTGTGGGCCCTGGTGAGGAGGCACATGTGGAGGCCCATGATAGCTTTAAACACAATGCTGCTCTATCTATTCAGATGCTGAGCATTGAGGAGACGCAGAGCTTCTCTCTGTCCATGGAGACCAAAAGAGACATCTTGAGTGAGGATGTGTTTTTTCAGATTGCATTTCAGTTCTCTAATATCTATCAAGCAAAGATCTCGAGGATCATTACAGCAAAATTGTCCACTGTTGATAGTCTTTCGGCATATCTTAATAGCATTAACGATGAGGTGGCAGCTGTCCTTATTTCCAAGAGGACTCTCCTGCGAGCAAAGAACCAATCGGAGGCAATCAACATGCGGACAACGATAGATGAGAGAATCAAAGATATAGCTTCAAAGTTCGGATCACAGGTACCGAAGTCAAAGCTGTACAAGTTCCCCAAGGAACTGTCTCTACTACCTGAGCTCCTATTCCATCTTAGGAGAGGCCCACTGCTGGGGAGCATAGTAGGCCATGAAGATGAGAGGTCTGTTCTGAGGAATCTCTTCTTAAATGCGTCCTTCGATCTCTCTCTCCGAATGATCGCACCCCGCTGTTTGATGCATCGGGAAGGGGGAACCTTCGAAGAATTGCCCGCTTATGATCTTGCAATGCAGTCTGACACGGCCGTTGTTCTTGACCACGGGACAGATGTCTTCATTTGGTTG GGTGCTGAGCTAGCTGCTGATGAGGGAAGAAGTGCAGCTACTCTAGCAGCTTGCAGAACACTGGCTGAAGAGCTCACAGAATCACGATTTCCCGCTCCGAGAATCCTTGCATTTAAG GAGGGCAGCTCCCAGGCCCGGTATTTCGTTTCTCGGCTGATACCTGCGCACAAGGATCCTCCCTATGAGCAG GAAGCGAGATTCCCGCAGCTCCGGTCTCTGACGGTGGAACAGCGGATGAAGCTTAAGAGCAGCTTTGTCCACTTCGATGACCCAAGTTTATGCGAGTGGATGCGGGGCTTGAAGGTTGTGCCTCCAGAACCTAGCTAG
- the LOC116193728 gene encoding proline--tRNA ligase, cytoplasmic produces MAGVAGRGGRRKEVKKETGLGLTNKKDENFGEWYSEVVVNGEMIEYYDISGCYILRPWAMTIWEIMQKFFDAEIKKMKIKNCYFPLFVSPTVLQKEKDHIEGFAPEVAWVTKSGESELEVPIAIRPTSETVMYPYYSKWIRGHRDLPLKLNQWCNVVRWEFSHPTPFIRSREFLWQEGHTAFATKEEADTEVLEILELYRRIYEEFLAIPVIKGKKSELEKFAGGYYTTSVEAFIPNTGRGIQGATSHCLGQNFAKMFEINFENEKGERAMVWQNSWAYSSRTIGVMIMVHGDDKGLVLPPRVASVQVIVVPVPYKDADMQGIFDACNATVNTLSEAGICAEADLRDNYSPGWKYSHWEMKGVPLRIEIGPKDFAKNQVRAVRRDSSAKADIPRAELVEKVKQMLEDIQQSLFDAAKQKRDACIQVAKTWEEFVEALSQKKMILAPWCDEEEVEKDVKARTKGEMGAAKTLCSPFEQPELPEGTKCFASGKPAKKWSYWGRSY; encoded by the exons ATGGCTGGTGTAGCTGGCCGTG GAGGGAGGAGGAAGGAAGTGAAGAAGGAAACTGGGTTGGGTCTCACCAATAAGAAGGATGAGAACTTCGGTGAATGGTACTCTGAG GTTGTTGTCAATGGTGAAATGATCGAGTACTATGACATTTCTGGTTGTTACATTTTGAGGCCATGGGCAATGACTATTTGGGAGATCATGCAA AAATTTTTTGATgcagaaatcaagaaaatgaaaattaagaaCTGCTACTTCCCTCTTTTTGTTTCTCCTACCGTACTGCAGAAGGAGAAGGACCACATAGAGGGTTTTGCCCCAGAG GTTGCTTGGGTAACAAAATCTGGGGAATCAGAGCTTGAAGTGCCGATCGCAATTCGCCCAACCAGTGAAACTGTTATGTATCCCTACTATTCTAAATGGATCAGAGGACACCGAGATTTGCCCCTGAAACTTAACCAATGGTGCAATGTTGTCCGTTGGGAATTTAGTCATCCTACTCCGTTTATCAG GAGTCGTGAATTTCTTTGGCAAGAAGGGCACACTGCTTTCGCAACCAAGGAAGAGGCTGATACCGAG GTTCTTGAAATACTGGAGCTATACAGGCGCATATATGAGGAATTCTTGGCTATTCCTGTTATAAAGGGGAAGAAAAGTGAGTTGGAGAAGTTTGCTGGTGGTTACTACACAACAAGTGTGGAG GCATTTATTCCGAACACTGGTCGTGGTATTCAAGGTGCAACTTCGCACTGCCTAGGTCAGAACTTCGCAAAGATGTTTGAGATAAACTTTGAGAACGAAAAGGGGGAGAGAGCCATGGTGTGGCAGAACTCATGGGCCTACAGCTCTCGAACG ATTGGGGTGATGATAATGGTTCATGGGGACGACAAGGGGTTGGTGCTTCCTCCTAGAGTTGCATCGGTGCAAGTTATCGTAGTTCCAGTGCCATACAAGGATGCTGATATGCAAGGGATCTTTGATGCCTGTAACGCAACTGTCAACACCTTGTCTGAGGCAGGAATTTGCGCTGAAGCGGATCTCAGAGATAACTATTCCCCGGGTTGGAAGTACTCACATTGGGAGATGAAAGGTGTTCCTCTGAGGATTGAAATCGGTCCGAAGGACTTTGCTAAGAACCAg GTCCGTGCCGTTCGTCGTGACAGTTCTGCGAAAGCCGATATACCACGTGCTGAATTAGTCGAGAAAGTGAAGCAAATGCTAGAAGATATTCAGCAGAGCCTATTTGATGCTGCAAAGCAAAAGCGAGATGCTTGCATTCAGGTCGCAAAAACCTGGGAGGAGTTCGTGGAAGCACTCagccaaaagaaaatgatCTTAGCTCCTTGGTGCGACGAGGAG GAGGTGGAGAAGGACGTAAAAGCACGAACAAAGGGCGAGATGGGAGCGGCCAAGACACTCTGTTCCCCATTTGAACAGCCGGAACTTCCTGAAG GTACAAAGTGCTTTGCCTCGGGAAAGCCTGCGAAGAAGTGGAGCTACTGGGGCAGGAGTTATTGA
- the LOC116196355 gene encoding probable polygalacturonase, translated as MRSHFGLLEVVLVLVFISNAQWVAKGNMSCKCDSYGVLRPHSVTITEFGAVGDGVTLNTKAFQNAMFYLNSFADKGGAKLFVPAGRWLTGSFDLISHLTLWLDKDAVILGSTYSEDWPVVDPLPSYGRGRELPGGRHRSLIFGRNLTDVVITGENGTIDGQGFEWWERFRNKTLDYTRPHLVELMNSTGVVISNLTFLNSPFWTIHPVYCSQVTVRNVTIRAPLNSPNTDGIDPDSCDDVCIEDCFITTGDDVIAIKSGWDEYGISYGRPSTNIIIRRLIGETRSSGIAIGSEMSGGVSEVHAEDLLFFNSAAGIRIKTSPGRGGYVKNIYMANVTLVNVGTAIRFTGNYGEHPDEHYDPNATPLIEKITFKDIKGENITTAGLMQGIEGDSFRDICLYNITLQVTTNSPWNCSYIEGYSEMVTPETCESLRGEIFPDHCSDCYGLPSDLRISRKRNKGAWLLSW; from the exons ATGAGGAGTCATTTTGGT CTACTGGAGGTCGTTTTGGTGCTCGTATTCATTAGTAATGCTCAATGGGTCGCAAAGGGAAACATGTCCTGCAAGTGCGATAGCTATGGAGTACTCCGCCCTCACAGCGTTACAATCACCGAGTTTGGAGCGGTTGGAGATGGAGTCACCCTCAACACGAAGGCCTTCCAGAACGCGATGTTTTATCTTAATTCTTTTGCGGACAAAGGTGGCGCCAAGCTCTTTGTACCTGCTGGCCGTTGGTTGACAGGAAGCTTTGACCTTATCAGCCATCTGACCCTTTGGCTTGACAAGGATGCCGTTATTCTCGGTTCCACG TATTCTGAAGATTGGCCTGTTGTTGATCCTTTACCATCGTATGGCCGGGGAAGGGAGTTGCCCGGCGGAAGGCATCGGAGCCTAATTTTTGGACGGAATTTGACAGATGTTGTCATCACAG GGGAAAATGGAACAATTGATGGTCAAGGCTTTGAATGGTGGGAGAGGTTCAGGAACAAGACTCTGGATTATACGCGGCCCCACCTTGTCGAGCTGATGAACTCAACTGGAGTCGTGATCTCAAACTTGACTTTCTTGAACTCTCCCTTCTGGACCATCCATCCTGTGTATTGCAG CCAAGTCACTGTTCGGAACGTCACCATTCGTGCCCCTCTCAATTCCCCTAATACTGATGGAATTGACCCAG ATTCATGCGATGATGTATGCATAGAAGACTGCTTCATAACCACAGGGGACGATGTGATCGCCATAAAAAGTGGCTGGGATGAGTACGGGATATCATATGGACGTCCCAGCACAAATATAATCATTCGCCGGCTTATTGGGGAGACTCGCAGCTCGGGGATCGCGATTGGGAGTGAAATGTCCGGTGGGGTATCTGAAGTCCATGCTGAGGACCTCCTGTTCTTTAATTCCGCTGCTGGGATCAGAATCAAGACATCTCCAGGTCGGGGTGGTTATGTGAAGAACATCTACATGGCGAATGTTACCTTAGTCAATGTGGGGACAGCTATAAGGTTCACGGGTAATTATGGGGAACACCCTGACGAACATTATGATCCGAACGCGACCCCGCTGATTGAGAAGATCACTTTTAAGGACATAAAGGGAGAGAATATTACGACTGCAGGGCTCATGCAGGGCATCGAAGGCGATAGTTTCCGGGATATCTGCCTATACAACATTACCCTACAAGTAACAACAAACTCTCCATGGAACTGTTCTTACATTGAAGGTTATTCAGAGATGGTCACTCCTGAGACATGCGAATCTCTCCGTGGAGAGATCTTCCCGGACCACTGCTCGGACTGTTATGGTCTGCCAAGCGATTTGCGGATATCTAGGAAGCGGAACAAAGGGGCTTGGTTGCTTTCTTGGTAA
- the LOC116197008 gene encoding auxin-responsive protein IAA30, which produces MGKGSNSSSSINSSNRMSRSSSGSSFSRSKRDLGTDLRLALGFSTSHQPNFSGDQWQQSEWAQDSSSEPLSNCDSSMMEVDESDNATFYVKVYMEGIPIGRKLDLLAHDGYYALITTLNYMFNTAILWSEEDGAQAEGCHVLTYEDKEGDWLMVGDVPWEMFLSSVKRLKVTRIG; this is translated from the exons ATGGGCAAGGGAAGcaactcttcttcttccattaaCAGTAGCAACCGCATGTCCCGTTCCAGCAGTGGCTCCTCCTTCTCGAGGTCGAAGAGAGACCTCGGCACCGATCTGAGGCTCGCTCTCGGGTTTTCCACCTCTCATCAACCTAACTTCTCAGG GGACCAGTGGCAGCAGTCGGAATGGGCGCAGGACAGCTCATCAGAGCCTTTGAGCAACTGCGATTCGTCGATGATGGAAGTGGACGAGTCCGACAATGCCACCTTCTATGTGAAGGTTTACATGGAAGGCATCCCCATCGGGAGGAAGCTGGACTTGTTGGCCCACGATGGCTACTATGCCCTCATAACCACCCTCAATTACATGTTCAATACCGCCATCCTCT GGTCGGAGGAAGATGGAGCACAAGCAGAAGGGTGTCATGTGCTGACATATGAAGATAAGGAAGGTGACTGGTTGATGGTCGGAGATGTCCCCTGGGA GATGTTCCTGTCGAGTGTGAAGAGATTGAAGGTTACGAGGATAGGGTAG
- the LOC116195567 gene encoding protoporphyrinogen oxidase 1, chloroplastic, with translation MATLSPTSMIRPFKHPPPNGPPRAPARIRCSIAEGTTISPSRTDGAGTVDCVVVGGGISGLCIAQALATKHRDTVPNVIVTEARERVGGNITTVERDGYLWEEGPNSFQPSDPILTMAVDSGLKDDLVLGDPEAPRFVLWNGKLRPVPAQPTDLPFFDLMSIGGKLRAGFGALGIRPPPPGHEESVEEFVRRNLGDEVFERLIEPFCSGVYAGDPSKLSMKAAFGRVWKLEQIGGSIVGGTIKTIQERNKAPKQPRDPRLPKPKGQTVGSFRKGLTMLPEAISKRLGSNVKLSWKLTSISKLDNQGYRLTYETPGGLVSVQTKSVVMTIPSYVASTLFRPLSDAAADALSKFYYPPVAAVTVSYPKEAIRAECLIDGELKGFGQLHPRSQGVETLGTIYSSSLFPNRAPPGRVLLLNYIGGATNPGIKSKTHSELVEAVDRDLRKMLINPSAKDPLMLGVRIWPQAIPQFLVGHFDIVDAAKSALRDIGFQGMFLGGNYVSGVALGRCVEGAYEVAAEVSDFLSQYAYR, from the exons ATGGCTACTCTGTCCCCGACCTCAATGATCCGCCCCTTCAAGCACCCGCCACCGAACGGACCCCCCCGAGCTCCGGCCAGGATCCGGTGCTCGATCGCGGAAGGGACCACCATCTCGCCTTCGAGGACTGACGGGGCTGGGACGGTGGACTGTGTGGTGGTTGGAGGCGGAATCAGCGGCCTCTGCATCGCCCAGGCTCTTGCCACCAAGCACCGTGATACCGTCCCCAATGTGATCGTCACCGAGGCGAGGGAACGCGTCGGTGGCAACATCACCACCGTTGAGAGGGACGGGTATCTATGGGAAGAGGGGCCGAATAGTTTTCAGCCGTCGGATCCTATCCTCACAATGGCG GTGGACAGTGGTTTAAAGGATGACCTAGTTCTTGGAGACCCTGAAGCGCCTCGTTTTGTCTTGTGGAATGGGAAGTTGAGGCCAGTGCCTGCTCAGCCGACTGATCTTCCTTTCTTCGATCTTATGAGCATTGGAGGCAAACTCAGGGCTGGTTTTGGAGCACTCGGCATTCGGCCCCCTCCACCA GGTCATGAGGAATCAGTTGAGGAGTTTGTGAGGCGCAACCTTGGTGACGAGGTCTTCGAACGCTTGATTGAGCCATTTTGTTCAG GTGTCTATGCGGGCGATCCTTCTAAATTGAGTATGAAAGCTGCCTTTGGAAGAGTATGGAAACTAGAGCAAATTGGGGGTAGTATTGTTGGTGGCACTATCAAAACAATCCAAGAGAGGAATAAAGCCCCCAAGCAACCTCGAGACCC GCGATTGCCCAAACCAAAGGGTCAAACAGTTGGATCCTTCAGGAAGGGGCTCACCATGTTGCCAGAGGCAATATCCAAGAG GTTGGGCAGTAACGTAAAGCTGTCTTGGAAGCTTACAAGTATCAGTAAATTAGATAATCAAGGGTATAGGTTGACTTATGAAACACCAGGAGGACTGGTTTCTGTGCAGACAAAGAGTGTTGTGATGACCATTCCATCTTATGTTGCGAGCACTCTTTTCCGTCCCTTATCT GATGCTGCTGCAGATGCCttgtcaaaattttattacCCACCAGTTGCTGCAGTGACTGTTTCATATCCAAAGGAAGCAATCAGAGCGGAGTGCTTGATAGATGGTGAACTGAAGGGATTTGGTCAGCTGCATCCTCGCAGCCAAGGCGTGGAAACTCTAG GAACTATCTATAGCTCATCGCTTTTCCCAAACCGTGCACCACCTGGACGGGTCTTGCTTCTGAATTACATTGGAGGTGCCACCAACCCTGGGATTAAATCCAAG ACCCACAGTGAACTAGTGGAAGCAGTGGACAGGGACTTGAGGAAGATGCTTATAAATCCCAGTGCGAAGGATCCACTTATGTTGGGCGTCAGAATTTGGCCCCAGGCTATCCCGCAATTCTTGGTTGGTCATTTCGATATTGTAGATGCTGCAAAATCAGCTCTGAGAGACATTGGGTTCCAGGGAATGTTCCTCGGGGGCAATTATGTGTCAGGTGTTGCGCTAGGCCGGTGCGTGGAGGGCGCTTACGAGGTTGCAGCCGAGGTTTCAGATTTCTTGTCACAGTATGCTTACAGGTAG